Proteins from one Anomalospiza imberbis isolate Cuckoo-Finch-1a 21T00152 unplaced genomic scaffold, ASM3175350v1 scaffold_76, whole genome shotgun sequence genomic window:
- the LOC137467701 gene encoding serine/threonine-protein kinase PAK 3-like — translation MPCQTQGEPFPAREQEEQLRQQVEEPQENGQNTVEELWAELQETEAMIKARQKSTDEKMKIIREKINLLLQEQKALEKQVEVSPSYRAACEDFQEMTGDQEPRGWREAQEPYQPEMLQNKHILRMVQEKRIPRKEIYTGSVTEPAAAAAAPSQGAFAPQPEKWSRGTWFTSRADPAAAQHQEINNASLELLRRMVEMENPIIKYTELENIGSGTFGDVCRALDTATGGEVAIKKMNLQGLIRKEGTFNELMVMKMNKHPSIVNYLKSYLVGEQLWLVMEYMDGGTLSDVISKTHMFEREMAAISRECLQGLDFLHSNHVIHRDVRSSNILLRTDGSVKLADFGLFAQHTPEQSRRSSVAGTSGWMAPEVVTGQAYGPKVDIWSFGIVGIEMVEQEVPYWSETPVLPQLLIATRGTPKLLQQPNLFSPCLRDFLSCCLQTDQARRWSAKELLQHPFVTFAEPASSLVPLIVSVKKRKEKEGEGREGRM, via the exons ATGCCATGCCAGACTCAGGGAGAGCCGTTCCCAGCCCGAGAGCAGGaagagcagctcaggcagcaggtGGAAGAGCCACAGGAGAATGGCCAG AACACTGTTGAAGAGCTGTGGGCAGAGCTCCAGGAAACTGAGGCTATGATCAAGGCAAGGCAGAAGAGCAcagatgaaaaaatgaaaatcatcaGAGAGAAAATTAATCTCCTCCTTCAGGAGCAAAAGGCTCTTGAAAAGCAA GTGGAAGTGTCACCATCCTACCGGGCAGCCTGCGAAGACTTCCAGGAAATGACGGGCGACCAAGAGCCCCGAGGCTGGCGTGAGGCACAGGAACCGTACCAACCAGAGATGCTGCAGAATAAGCACATCCTGAGGATGGTGCAGGAAAAGAGAATTCCACGGAAGGAG ATCTACACAGGCTCTGTCACTGaacctgctgcagcagcagcagcgccgtCCCAAGGAGCCTTTGCTCCCCAGCCAGAGAAGTGGAGCCGGGGCACTTGGTTCACCTCCCGCGCtgacccagctgctgctcagcaccagGAGATCAACAATGCCTCCCTGGAGCTACTGA GGAGAATGGTGGAGATGGAAAATCCCATTATAAAATACACTGAACTGGAAAATATTGGCAGTGG GACTTTTGGAGATGTGTGTAGAGCACTCGACACTGCCACAGGAGGAGAG gtggccataaagaaaatgaatctTCAAGGACTgatcaggaaggaaggaacttTTAATGAACTCATGGTCATGAAAATGAATAAGCACCCAAGCATTGTGAATTATTTAAAGAG CTACCTTGTGggtgagcagctctggctggtcATGGAGTACATGGACGGAGGCACTCTGAGCGACGTCATCAGCAAGACTCACATGTTTGAGAGAGAGATGGCAGCCATCAGTCGGGAG tgcctgcagggACTGGATTTTCTTCACTCAAACCACGTGATCCACCGAGACGTGAGGAGCAGCAACATCCTTCTCAGAACcgacggctctgtcaagctgg ctgactttggcctcttTGCTCAGCACACCCCTGAGCAGAGTAGACGGAGCTCAGTGGCCGGCACTTCTGGGTGGATGGCGCCTGAAGTGGTGACAGGTCAAGCATAtggccccaaggtggacataTGGTCTTTTGGAATCGTGGGCATCGAAATGGTGGAACAAGAAGTTCCTTACTGGAGTGAAACTCCTGTTTTG CCTCAACTCCTGATAGCCACAAGAGGGacaccaaagctgctgcagcagcccaaCCTATTTTCACCTTGCCTGCGCgacttcctgagctgctgcctgcagacagACCAGGCACGGCGCTGGTCTGCCAAGGAGCTCCTGCAG catccaTTTGTAACATTTGCTGAGCCTGCGTCCAGCCTGGTGCCACTGATTGTTTcagtgaagaagaggaaggagaaggaaggagaaggaagagaaggaagaatgtgA